One Sphaeramia orbicularis chromosome 21, fSphaOr1.1, whole genome shotgun sequence DNA window includes the following coding sequences:
- the LOC115413017 gene encoding gastrin-releasing peptide receptor — MSLEVSAVLTSEDSRFGNVSWDSSGQQHHYIWLPGIGIAAVYGIIIIVGLVGNVTLLKTCLLVKSMRTVPNLFLSSLAVGDLLLLVTCAPVDASRYLVDEWLFGRVGCKLIPFIQLTSVGVSVFTLTALSADRYKAIVTPLDIQRSSPTLSICLRAAAIWLVSVTLAIPEAVFSDLHTYTTSNTNETFVTCGPYPHAGELHPKIHSTASFLIFYIIPLFIISVYYFFIARSLIRSSLDIPAEGHLHIQKQIKSRKRLAKTVLVFVGLFAICWLPSHVIYLYRSYHYDQVDTSLGHFITSVFARILAFTNSCVNPFALYLMSKSFSKHFNQQLLCCPSQPRLYSQNSNTTNMTSV; from the exons ATGTCTTTGGAGGTTTCTGCCGTTTTAACCTCAGAGGACAGCAGGTTTGGGAATGTGTCCTGGGACTCATCCGGACAGCAGCACCACTACATCTGGCTCCCTGGCATCGGCATCGCGGCTGTTTAcggcatcatcatcatcgtcggtCTAGTGGGAAATGTTACTTTGTTGAAGACATGTCTGTTGGTGAAGTCTATGCGGACTGTGCCCAATTTGTTCCTGTCCAGTTTGGCTGTGGGGGACCTGCTGCTGCTGGTGACCTGCGCGCCTGTGGACGCCAGCCGGTACCTGGTGGATGAGTGGCTGTTCGGCCGAGTGGGATGTAAACTCATCCCGTTCATCCAGCTCACCTCAGTGGGAGTCTCTGTTTTCACCCTCACTGCTCTGTCCGCAGACCG GTACAAGGCGATTGTGACACCCCTGGATATCCAACGGTCCAGTCCTACGCTCAGTATCTGTCTACGAGCAGCTGCCATCTGGCTTGTCTCTGTGACCCTGGCCATTCCTGAAGCTGTCTTCTCTGACCTGCACACCTACACCACAAGTAACACCAATGAGACATTTGTGACCTGTGGACCCTACCCCCACGCTGGGGAGCTGCACCCAAAAATCCACTCCACAGCCTCCTTCCTGATCTTCTACATCATCCCACTCTTCATCATATCTGTCTACTACTTCTTCATTGCACGCAGCCTGATCAGGAGCTCTTTAGACATTCCAGCTGAAGGACACCTACACATCCAGAAACAG atcaAGTCCAGGAAGCGTCTAGCCAAGACTGTGTTGGTGTTCGTTGGGTTGTTTGCCATCTGTTGGCTGCCCAGTCATGTGATCTACCTGTACCGCTCATACCACTATGATCAGGTGGACACGTCGCTGGGCCACTTCATCACCAGTGTGTTTGCTCGCATCTTGGCTTTCACCAACTCCTGTGTGAACCCGTTTGCCCTCTACCTGATGAGCAAAAGCTTCAGCAAACACTTCAACCAGCAGCTCCTGTGCTGCCCTTCTCAACCACGGCTGTACAGTCAGAATAGTAATACTACAAACATGACCTCAGTCTGA
- the asb11 gene encoding ankyrin repeat and SOCS box protein 11, with protein MKRKADFMSVYLPKVQDSCVDVCCGIFIMGDVYTELSHDTQRPLHIYRGLACNALMADSWSDRSPLHDAAYQGRLLHLRTLINQGFHVDILTLDSVSPLHEACLGGHYACAKFLLEKGANVDMMSTDGATPLFNSCSSGSVACVELVLQYSSSIHTTCQLASAIHEASKKDHKDCLQLLLLNGAHIDMELPLLGTPLYSACTAQAASCVELLLHSGADVGLGCEQDTPLHAAVRGGGSAIVDLLLDFGADGSCRNAEGKTPLDLALPNSVVRTTLQKKGPCSLSQLCRLCIRRSLGRNRLHRASSLFLPHSITAFILYQ; from the exons ATGAAGAGGAAAGCTGACTTCATGTCTGTGTATCTGCCGAAAGTCCAGGACAGTTGTGTAGACGTTTGTTGTGGAATTTTCATCATGGGTGACGTTTACACAGAGTTATCCCACGACACACAGCGACCCTTACACATCTACAGGGGCCTGGCATGTAATGCACTGATGGCTG ACTCATGGTCAGACAGATCCCCTCTCCATGATGCAGCCTACCAGGGCAGACTACTCCACCTCAGGACCCTCATCAATCAG GGTTTCCATGTAGACATCCTCACCCTGGATAGCGTCTCCCCTCTCCATGAGGCCTGCCTGGGGGGTCACTATGCTTGTGCCAAGTTCCTGCTGGAGAAAGGAGCAAAT GTGGACATGATGTCAACAGATGGCGCCACACCTCTGTTTAACTCCTGCAGCAGTGGGAGTGTGGCTTGTGTGGAGTTGGTCTTGCAGTACAGTTCCTCCATCCACACCACATGCCAGCTTGCATCAGCCATTCATGAGGCTTCAAAGAAAG ATCACAAAGACTGTCTACAGTTGCTTCTGTTAAATGGGGCTCATATTGACATGGAGTTGCCTCTTTTGGGAACGCCCCTGTATTCTGCCTGCACGGCCCAGGCTGCATCCTGTGTAGAGCTGCTGCTGCATTCAG GAGCAGATGTTGGCCTAGGATGTGAGCAGGACACTCCTCTACACGCTGCTGTTCGAGGTGGAGGATCCGCCATAGTGGACCTTCTGCTGGACTTTGGGGCTGATGGGAGTTGTAGAAATGCAGAGGGAAAGACTCCTCTAGACCTTGCATTGCCAAACAGTGTGGTGAGAACCACACTCCAGAAAAAAG GTCCTTGTTCACTGTCTCAGCTGTGTCGCCTCTGTATTCGTCGGAGTCTGGGGAGGAATCGTCTCCACAGAGCTTCCAGCCTCTTCCTCCCTCACAGTATCACAGCCTTCATTTTGTACCAGTGA
- the piga gene encoding phosphatidylinositol N-acetylglucosaminyltransferase subunit A: MGQRRRGAALNASSQTKCGTPAEVSGRKHNICMVSDFFYPNMGGVESHIYQLSQCLIEKGHKVIIITHAYGRRKGIRYLTNGLKVYYLPLQVMYNQSTATTCFHSLPLLRCVFIRERITVVHAHSSFSAMAHDALFHAKTMGLNTVFTDHSLFGFADVSSVLTNKLLTVSLCDTNHIVCVSYTSKENTVLRATLNPEIVSVIPNAVDPTDFTPDPSQRQDDRITIVVISRLVYRKGIDLLGGIIPELCLKHPDLHFLIGGEGPKRIVLEEVREKYQLHDRVRLLGALEHKDVRGVLVQGHIFLNTSLTEAFCMAIVEGASCGLQVVSTRVGGIPEVLPEDLITLCEPTVRSLCAGLEAVIVRQRSGSVPSPASIHARVRNLYTWRNVAERTEKVYERVAGEEVLPLDRRLRRLRAHCGPVAGSIFAFVAVLDFLFLLLLQWLVPDQVMDVAVDATGPCGLWTQTPNSKEEIHAASAMRGSSGTQSSL, from the exons ATGGGCCAACGAAGGAGAGGGGCAGCTTTAAATGCGTCATCACAAACTAAATGTGGAACTCCTGCTGAGGTTTCCGGCCGAAAGCACAACATTTGTATGGTCTCTGACTTCTTCTATCCCAATATGGGAGGAGTAGAAAGCCACATTTATCAGCTGTCCCAGTGCCTGATTGAAAAAGGACACAAGGTGATAATCATCACCCACGCCTATGGCAGGAGGAAAGGTATCAGGTACCTAACAAATGGACTGAAGGTGTACTACCTGCCCCTGCAGGTGATGTATAATCAGTCCACAGCTACCACCTGCTTCCACAGTCTCCCACTTCTACGCTGTGTGTTCATTAGGGAACGCATCACTGTGGTGCATGCACACAGCTCGTTCTCTGCCATGGCCCATGATGCACTGTTCCACGCTAAGACCATGGGCCTTAATACG gtgTTCACTGACCACTCACTCTTCGGCTTTGCTGATGTCAGCTCTGTGCTGACCAACAAACTTCTGACTGTGTCGCTGTGTGATACCAACCACATTGTATGTGTCTCATACACCAGCAAGGAGAACACTGTCCTCCGTGCAACACTCAACCCAGAGATAGTGTCTGTTATCCCCAATGCTGTTGACCCAACAGACTTCACCCCTGACCCCTCCCAACGCCAAGATGACAGGATCACTATTGTTGTAATCAGTCGCCTTGTCTATCGCAAAG GAATTGATCTTCTTGGTGGAATAATCCCAGAACTATGTCTCAAACATCCAGATTTACATTTCCTCATTGGGGGTGAAGGACCAAAGAGAATTGTTTTAGAGGAAGTGAGAGAGAAATATCAGCTACATGACAG GGTTCGTCTACTGGGAGCTCTCGAGCACAAAGATGTACGTGGAGTTCTGGTGCAGGGTCACATATTCCTCAACACATCTCTGACTGAAGCTTTCTGCATGGCCATTGTAGAGGGGGCCAGCTGTGGACTGCAG GTGGTCAGTACTCGTGTAGGAGGCATTCCTGAGGTGTTACCTGAAGACCTGATCACTCTATGTGAGCCCACTGTGCGGTCGTTATGTGCTGGTCTGGAAGCAGTTATCGTCCGGCAGCGTTCAGGTTCTGTTCCTTCACCTGCTTCCATTCATGCACGTGTACGAAACCTTTACACCTGGAGAAATGTTGCAGAGCGGACAGAAAAG GTCTACGAAAGGGTTGCCGGAGAGGAGGTGCTTCCCCTGGACAGACGGCTACGGAGGCTGAGGGCCCACTGTGGGCCTGTGGCAGGCTCCATTTTTGCATTTGTAGCTGTTTTAGACTTCctcttcctgctgctgctgcagtggCTGGTACCAGATCAGGTCATGGATGTTGCTGTTGATGCCACAGGTCCTTGTGGATTGTGGACACAGACACCTAACAGTAAAGAAGAAATACATGCTGCAAGTGCCATGAGGGGATCATCTGGAACACAAAGCTCTTTATAA